The sequence below is a genomic window from Sandaracinaceae bacterium.
GCCTTCTTGATGGCGCTCTCGATGCGGTCCTTGGGCATGTTGACCGCCCGGGCGTTCTGGATGGCGCGGCGCAGGGCGGGGTTGGTCTCGGGGTGCTCACCACCCTGCTTGACGGCGATGCCGATCTCGCGGCCGCAGCGGGTGAAGGCCTTGGCCATGCGGTCCCAGCGGGCGAACATGGTGTGTTTGCGGGTTTCGAAGATGCGTCCCATCGGGGCTGTCCTTTGGCGTGCAGAAGCGGGGCGGTCTTAGCACGAATCTGCGCCTGGACGACCTGACGTGAACGTGCCCAGCAACGCCACCTTGACGTCTTGGCCCGTGGTCGCGGGTGGCACGGCGCCGGGGTGAGCCCGCCAGTAGTCGACCAACGGGGTGATGCTGTCCGAGCCCGTCATGAGGTCGCGCACGATGGCGACACGGTATGGACGACGCGGCTCCAGCGGTGCGTTCGCGAGGCGAACGACGTGGTGCTGGGGGTCGACCTCGCTGCGATCGTCGACCTGCAGGAAGCCCCCCGTCCCGCGTCGCTCCGTGCGGGCGAAGCGGACCGCATCGTGGATGACGCTCCCTGGGAGCACGGCGACGACGGCCTCGTTGTCGAACGGGAGCTCCTCGCAGAAGTCCGCGAACGTGAGCCGCTTTCGTCGGGGCTCGGTGCCGCGGAGCCCGCCGCCGTTGAAGATGCCCACCTCGGCGCCCAGCGCGTCGCGCAGGCGCGACGACACCAGCGTGCCCATCGACGTCTGCTGCAGCCGCGACCCCGCCGACGAGAGCTCCGTCCCCGGGGGGAGCGTCAGCAGCGTGCGTGCCTCGAGTGCGTGGACCTGGGCCAGGTGGCCGTCGACGCGGCGGCGCACGCTGGGGTCCTCCGGGTAGTCATCGACCGCCCGACTCTCCACCTCCACGCGCACCGAGGGGCGATCCGCCCCAGCGTGCAGCGTGATGCTGGCGACCACGGCCGTGACCGCGTCGGCCTGGGCTTTCGCCACGGGCGTGTCCTCACCGCGCTCCAGGTAGCCCTCGTGCTCGTGGCCGCCGAGGATCAGGTCCACGGCGCGGGTCGCAGCGAGGGCGCGGTCGTCGGCGAGCCACTGGTG
It includes:
- a CDS encoding 5'-nucleotidase C-terminal domain-containing protein codes for the protein MSATRRQRATLRIVAVNDVYSLEELPRLATLIAEVRGTAPCDALLVTLAGDFLAPSLLSSLDQGRGMVDCLNALGVTHVTLGNHEDDLDTEALLARLDELKARVVLSNALSFAGRHIPHDVVSVGVFRVGVLGAVDGDASLYRRPPFGGATLEEPNDAIVRQASQLRADGCDAVIALTHQWLADDRALAATRAVDLILGGHEHEGYLERGEDTPVAKAQADAVTAVVASITLHAGADRPSVRVEVESRAVDDYPEDPSVRRRVDGHLAQVHALEARTLLTLPPGTELSSAGSRLQQTSMGTLVSSRLRDALGAEVGIFNGGGLRGTEPRRKRLTFADFCEELPFDNEAVVAVLPGSVIHDAVRFARTERRGTGGFLQVDDRSEVDPQHHVVRLANAPLEPRRPYRVAIVRDLMTGSDSITPLVDYWRAHPGAVPPATTGQDVKVALLGTFTSGRPGADSC